TTTTCTACTTTAGAGTGAAAAACTATTTTTCAGCACCTCAAAAAGAAATTTAGCCGTTTTTAAATTAAGGATTATTGTTTTGTATGCTTTATTAATGAAAAATTATGCCTATTAATAATGTAAAATAAAGGCATTTTATAATTTTGCAATATGCAAGATACTACAAATACATCCGTAATAATTTTAGCTGCCGGTTTTTCAAGCAGAATGAAACAAGCAAAATTTGCTTTAAAATTTGATGAAAAAATAACATTTCTTGAAAAGATTGTACAAGAATATGATGTTTTCGGTTGTAAAGAAATTATTGCAGTTATGAATTCTGAAGGGATTGCACTAAAAAATAAGTTAAATTTATGCTTTCCGGAAAATGTAAAGTTTATTTTAAATAAATATCCTGAAAGGGAACGGTTTTATTCTTTACAAACAGGTTTAAAAGCAATGAAAGACAGTTCATATGTATTTATTCAAAATATTGATAATCCTTTTGTAGATCAAGACATCTTGACATTGCTTTATGAACATAGAAAAAAAGCTGATTATATTGCCCCGACTTTCAAAGCTAAAGGAGGACATCCGATATTAATTTCAAATATAATTTCGAAAAAAATAATCAAGGAAGTAAGTTATAATATAAATTTAAAGGAATATCTTAATAAATTCGCAAAATTTAAATTTCAAATAAATAATAACAAAATATTGTTAAACATAAACAATAAACAAGATTATTTAAAAATAATTATGAATGGGAACTCTTGACAGAAAGAAAAAAGAGAAAATTGCAACAAAAAAGATATCTTTGGGAATCACTGCCGTATTTTTATCTTTTTTTTCTGTTTTTTTTATCATAAACATTATAAAAGAATCAAGTCTGTTAATATCTGTTCTGTTCGTTACTCTCATATTGGTTGTTAATATTTATATTTACTTAAGACTTTTTTTTCTTTTATCTAATAAACTTAAATTTAAAAAAGAAGACAAAATTATCTTTAATTTAACTCATGCTTTTCTTAATTATTTAGAAGTAAAACAAAATGAAAAATTTGAAATTTTACAAAAATTATTTTCTGTACACTCAAAAAAAAAATTGCTGAATTTTTACAAAAAAAACTACTTAGCGGATATTAATGATTTTTCATTATGT
The sequence above is drawn from the Bacteroidales bacterium genome and encodes:
- a CDS encoding NTP transferase domain-containing protein translates to MQDTTNTSVIILAAGFSSRMKQAKFALKFDEKITFLEKIVQEYDVFGCKEIIAVMNSEGIALKNKLNLCFPENVKFILNKYPERERFYSLQTGLKAMKDSSYVFIQNIDNPFVDQDILTLLYEHRKKADYIAPTFKAKGGHPILISNIISKKIIKEVSYNINLKEYLNKFAKFKFQINNNKILLNINNKQDYLKIIMNGNS